Proteins co-encoded in one Streptomyces sp. JH34 genomic window:
- the pepN gene encoding aminopeptidase N, translated as MSVLTRNEAQTRAQLLDVHRYTVDLDLTTGEETFDSRTTIRFTARTTGDTFVEIKPETLRSLSLDGQPLDPERLDGNRYPLDHLTAGPHELTADATMRYSRTGEGMHRFTDPADGETYLYTQLFMEDVQRVFAAFDQPDLKSVFDLTVTAPTGWTVLGNGTATQTTDGRWNIAPTPPISTYLVAVAAGPWHSVTTHHAGLPFGIHCRRSLAPHLDADADEILDITRACYDRYHEKFDEPYPFDSYDQAFVPEFNAGAMENPGLVTFRDEFIYRSAVTDTERQTRAMVIAHEMAHMWFGDLVTLTWWDDIWLNESFAEYMGYQTLTEATLPQALNSVRAGETPFPDTWVEFGVSRKGWGYDADQRPTTHPVAPDPDAVPDTASALLNFDGISYAKGASALRQLVAWLGEKDFLAGINTHFARHKFANATLADFIDNLAAATDRDVHTWADAWLRTTGIDTLTAHVENTGHSWNLTVDRAGTRPHRITVGTYDHSLDTHTGTDQLTPRDRFDIDIPQNGTPTTRPGKRPDLVVLNDHDLTYAKIRLDPDSWNTALTHLSGIPEPLTRALIWNTARDMVRDGELHPTVHLTAARTHLPYETDLALVQGVLGFAATQITDRYLPPQDRPTALATLTTLCRDLLRRTEGLTAKDWEQGLGTTTPGSPDPGLRLTAVRHFIDAATQPDAIQDWLHEGTVPGGPELDPELRWRILTRLAVLGATDETAITRELDKDPSATGQEGAARCRAALPTPEAKAAAWQAMFNDDTLSNYLFTATAQGFWQPEQSELLHPYVARYYPDAIALAARRGPAIAEAAGRHAFPAHAVDPDSIHLGEQTLTDPALTPALRRKLTDQLDDLRRALAVRDAH; from the coding sequence ATGTCCGTACTGACGCGCAACGAAGCGCAGACCCGCGCCCAGCTCCTCGACGTACACCGGTACACGGTCGACCTCGACCTCACCACGGGCGAGGAGACCTTCGACTCCCGGACCACCATCCGGTTCACCGCCCGCACGACCGGGGACACCTTCGTCGAGATCAAGCCGGAAACCCTGCGCTCCCTCAGCCTCGACGGACAGCCGCTGGACCCCGAACGCCTCGACGGGAACCGCTACCCCCTGGACCACCTCACCGCCGGCCCCCACGAACTCACCGCCGACGCCACCATGCGCTACTCCCGCACCGGCGAAGGCATGCACCGCTTCACCGACCCCGCCGACGGCGAGACCTACCTCTACACCCAGCTCTTCATGGAGGACGTCCAACGCGTCTTCGCCGCCTTCGACCAACCCGACCTCAAGTCCGTGTTCGACCTCACCGTCACCGCGCCCACCGGCTGGACCGTCCTCGGCAACGGCACCGCCACCCAGACCACCGACGGCCGCTGGAACATCGCCCCCACCCCACCCATCTCCACCTACCTCGTCGCCGTCGCCGCAGGCCCCTGGCACTCCGTCACCACCCACCACGCCGGCCTCCCCTTCGGCATCCACTGCCGCCGCTCCCTCGCCCCCCACCTCGACGCCGACGCCGACGAGATCCTCGACATCACCCGCGCCTGCTACGACCGCTACCACGAGAAGTTCGACGAGCCCTACCCCTTCGACTCCTACGACCAGGCGTTCGTCCCCGAATTCAACGCCGGCGCCATGGAGAACCCAGGACTCGTCACCTTCCGCGACGAATTCATCTACCGCTCCGCCGTCACCGACACCGAACGCCAGACCCGCGCCATGGTCATCGCCCACGAAATGGCCCACATGTGGTTCGGCGACCTCGTCACCCTCACCTGGTGGGACGACATCTGGCTCAACGAGTCCTTCGCCGAATACATGGGCTACCAGACCCTCACCGAAGCCACCCTTCCCCAAGCCCTCAACTCCGTTCGAGCAGGGGAGACCCCATTCCCCGACACCTGGGTCGAATTCGGTGTCTCCCGCAAGGGCTGGGGCTACGACGCCGACCAGCGCCCCACCACCCACCCCGTCGCCCCCGACCCCGACGCCGTCCCCGACACCGCCTCCGCCCTCCTCAACTTCGACGGCATCTCCTACGCCAAGGGCGCCTCCGCACTCCGCCAACTCGTCGCCTGGCTCGGCGAGAAGGACTTCCTCGCCGGAATCAACACCCACTTCGCCCGCCACAAATTCGCCAACGCCACCCTCGCCGACTTCATCGACAACCTCGCCGCCGCCACCGACCGCGACGTCCACACCTGGGCCGACGCCTGGCTCCGCACCACCGGCATCGACACCCTCACCGCCCACGTCGAGAACACCGGCCACAGCTGGAACCTCACCGTCGACCGCGCCGGCACCCGCCCCCACCGCATCACCGTCGGCACCTACGACCACAGCCTCGACACCCACACCGGCACCGACCAGCTCACCCCACGCGACCGCTTCGACATCGACATCCCCCAGAACGGCACCCCCACCACCCGACCCGGAAAGCGCCCCGACCTCGTCGTCCTCAACGACCACGACCTCACCTACGCCAAGATCCGACTCGACCCCGACTCCTGGAACACCGCCCTCACCCACCTCTCCGGCATCCCCGAACCCCTCACCCGCGCACTCATCTGGAACACCGCCCGCGACATGGTCCGCGACGGCGAACTCCACCCCACCGTCCACCTCACCGCCGCACGCACCCACCTCCCCTACGAAACCGACCTCGCCCTCGTCCAAGGCGTCCTCGGCTTCGCCGCCACCCAGATCACCGACCGCTACCTCCCGCCCCAGGACCGGCCCACCGCCCTCGCCACCCTCACCACCCTCTGCCGCGACCTCCTGCGCCGCACCGAAGGACTCACCGCCAAGGACTGGGAACAGGGCCTCGGCACCACCACCCCCGGCAGCCCGGACCCCGGCCTCCGCCTCACCGCCGTACGCCACTTCATCGACGCCGCCACCCAGCCCGACGCCATCCAGGACTGGCTCCACGAAGGCACCGTCCCCGGCGGACCCGAACTCGACCCCGAACTCCGCTGGCGCATCCTCACCCGCCTCGCCGTCCTCGGCGCCACCGACGAGACCGCCATCACCCGCGAACTCGACAAGGACCCCAGCGCCACCGGACAGGAAGGCGCCGCCCGCTGCCGCGCCGCCCTCCCCACCCCCGAGGCCAAAGCAGCCGCCTGGCAAGCGATGTTCAACGACGACACCCTGTCCAACTACCTCTTCACCGCCACCGCACAAGGCTTCTGGCAGCCCGAACAGAGCGAACTCCTCCACCCCTACGTCGCCCGCTACTACCCCGACGCCATCGCCCTCGCCGCACGCCGGGGCCCCGCCATCGCCGAAGCCGCCGGACGCCACGCCTTCCCCGCCCACGCCGTCGACCCCGACAGCATCCACCTCGGCGAACAAACCCTCACCGACCCCGCCCTCACTCCCGCCCTGCGCCGCAAACTCACCGACCAGCTCGACGACCTCCGCCGCGCACTCGCCGTACGCGACGCCCACTGA
- a CDS encoding aminotransferase class V-fold PLP-dependent enzyme: MPTPPLAGGTAGPAHLRPLIDTVLTALHDGATRRNGPLPAGGPTTVTHHLHHTTGPLIPDHGTGAHHALRTLVTALAEGAADPAHPHCAAHLHTPPLALAAAADLAASALNPSMDSWDQAPAASALETALTTALATEIYPHTPQPDALITTGGTEANQLALLLARERHGPVQTICATNAHHSITRAAWLLGLPRPVVIPAPNGVMDPTALRDALLHNDGPLLVTATAGTTDTGQIDPLTDIADLTTTHGAELHIDAAYGGPLLFSPTHRHALRSLHRAHSVTLDLHKLGWQPASAGILAVPHHHHLDALHHHAPYLNADDDTDAGLPDLLGRSLRTTRRPDALKIAVTLQALGRDGLADLIDRTITTAHHLADLIDAHPTLELHDRPTISTVLFRPTHTDDTTVATIRRTLLHRGHAVLGRTRTEDGLWLKATLLNPHTTPDDLQRLLTLVTHAHTGATKEGSTPR; this comes from the coding sequence ATGCCCACCCCGCCCCTCGCCGGAGGCACAGCAGGCCCCGCCCACCTGCGCCCCCTCATCGACACCGTCCTCACCGCACTCCACGACGGCGCCACCCGCCGCAACGGCCCCCTCCCCGCCGGAGGCCCCACCACCGTCACCCACCACCTCCACCACACCACCGGCCCCCTCATCCCCGACCACGGCACCGGCGCCCACCACGCCCTCCGCACCCTCGTCACCGCACTCGCCGAAGGCGCCGCCGACCCCGCACACCCCCACTGCGCCGCCCACCTCCACACCCCACCCCTCGCCCTCGCCGCAGCAGCCGACCTCGCCGCCTCAGCCCTCAACCCCTCCATGGACTCCTGGGACCAGGCCCCCGCCGCCTCCGCCCTCGAAACCGCCCTCACCACCGCACTCGCCACCGAGATCTACCCCCACACCCCACAACCCGACGCCCTCATCACCACCGGCGGCACCGAAGCCAACCAACTCGCCCTCCTCCTCGCCCGCGAACGCCACGGCCCCGTCCAGACCATCTGCGCCACCAACGCCCACCACAGCATCACCCGCGCCGCCTGGCTCCTCGGCCTCCCCCGACCCGTCGTCATCCCCGCCCCCAACGGCGTCATGGACCCCACCGCACTCCGCGACGCCCTCCTCCACAACGACGGCCCCCTCCTCGTCACCGCCACCGCCGGCACCACCGACACCGGCCAGATCGACCCCCTCACCGACATCGCCGACCTCACCACCACCCACGGCGCCGAACTCCACATCGACGCCGCCTACGGCGGCCCCCTCCTCTTCAGCCCCACCCACCGCCACGCCCTACGCAGCCTCCACCGCGCCCACAGCGTCACCCTCGACCTGCACAAACTCGGCTGGCAACCCGCATCCGCCGGCATCCTCGCCGTCCCCCACCACCACCACCTCGACGCCCTCCACCACCACGCCCCCTACCTCAACGCCGACGACGACACCGACGCCGGACTACCCGACCTCCTCGGCCGCTCCCTCCGAACCACCCGCCGCCCCGACGCCCTCAAGATCGCCGTCACCCTCCAGGCACTCGGCCGCGACGGACTCGCCGACCTCATCGACCGCACCATCACCACCGCCCACCACCTCGCCGACCTCATCGACGCCCACCCCACCCTCGAACTCCACGACCGCCCCACCATCAGCACCGTCCTCTTCCGCCCCACCCACACCGACGACACCACCGTCGCCACCATCCGCCGCACCCTCCTCCACCGCGGACACGCCGTCCTCGGCCGCACCCGCACCGAAGACGGCCTCTGGCTCAAAGCCACCCTCCTCAACCCCCACACCACACCCGACGACCTCCAACGCCTCCTCACCCTCGTCACCCACGCCCACACCGGCGCCACCAAGGAAGGCAGCACCCCCCGATGA
- a CDS encoding SidA/IucD/PvdA family monooxygenase, producing the protein MNDRTTPEGDRPHDLIGIGLGPFNLSLAALAHGLPTTPGNPLTTAFYEQRPAFHWHPGLLIDGATLQVPFLADLTTLADPTSPWTFLNYLRTRERLYPFYFAEQFHIHRAEYDAYCRWVSEQLPTIHFDHQVDAVHWNAAHSHYEVDWTRLGPDGETQSQGHTHTRHIALGVGTAPFIPEPLRPLAEAPAIPVIHSADYLHHREELLGAGHITVIGSGQSGAEIFLDLLRARPLGIEKIHWLARTQAFAPMEYSKLGLEHFTPDYTHYFHALPEHVRDTLVPQQWQLHKGIDTDTITAIHDELYRRTLHGGWPDATLTPGVSVRTAGRLSGHGNRIELHLEHTQQATRSRLTTDAVVLATGYRERPLDTLLTGIAPHIRRDTQGRPRIHTDFRLDLDPTLTGNIYVQNAERHTHGVGAPDLGLAAWRSATILNNLTGTTPYPLPHRTAFTTFGLTPRTTPAIPGQSPTPVPLAQDH; encoded by the coding sequence ATGAACGACCGGACCACCCCCGAAGGCGACCGGCCCCACGACCTCATCGGCATCGGCCTCGGCCCCTTCAACCTCTCCCTCGCCGCACTCGCCCACGGCCTCCCCACCACCCCCGGCAACCCCCTCACCACCGCCTTCTACGAACAACGCCCCGCCTTCCACTGGCACCCCGGCCTCCTCATCGACGGCGCCACCCTCCAAGTCCCCTTCCTCGCCGACCTCACCACCCTCGCCGACCCCACCAGCCCCTGGACCTTCCTCAACTACCTCCGCACCCGCGAACGCCTCTACCCCTTCTACTTCGCCGAGCAATTCCACATCCACCGAGCCGAATACGACGCCTACTGCCGCTGGGTCAGCGAACAACTCCCCACCATCCACTTCGACCACCAGGTCGACGCCGTCCACTGGAACGCGGCCCACTCCCACTACGAGGTCGACTGGACCCGGCTCGGCCCCGACGGCGAAACCCAGTCACAAGGACACACCCACACCCGACACATCGCCCTCGGCGTCGGCACCGCCCCCTTCATCCCCGAACCCCTGCGCCCCCTCGCCGAAGCCCCCGCCATCCCCGTCATCCACTCCGCCGACTACCTCCACCACCGCGAAGAACTCCTCGGAGCCGGCCACATCACCGTCATCGGCTCCGGACAGTCGGGCGCCGAGATCTTCCTCGACCTCCTCCGCGCCCGCCCCCTCGGCATCGAGAAGATCCACTGGCTCGCCCGCACCCAGGCCTTCGCCCCCATGGAGTACTCAAAACTCGGCCTCGAACACTTCACCCCCGACTACACCCACTACTTCCACGCACTCCCCGAGCACGTACGCGACACCCTCGTCCCCCAGCAGTGGCAACTCCACAAAGGCATCGACACCGACACCATCACCGCCATCCACGACGAGCTCTACCGGCGCACCCTCCACGGCGGCTGGCCCGACGCCACCCTCACCCCAGGAGTCAGCGTCCGCACCGCAGGCCGCCTCTCCGGCCACGGCAACCGCATCGAACTCCACCTCGAACACACCCAGCAAGCCACCCGAAGCCGCCTCACCACCGACGCCGTCGTCCTCGCCACCGGCTACCGCGAACGCCCCCTCGACACCCTCCTCACCGGCATCGCCCCCCACATCCGCCGCGACACCCAAGGACGCCCCCGCATCCACACCGACTTCCGCCTCGACCTCGACCCCACCCTCACCGGCAACATCTACGTCCAGAACGCCGAACGCCACACCCACGGAGTCGGCGCCCCCGACCTCGGCCTCGCAGCCTGGCGCAGCGCCACCATCCTCAACAACCTCACCGGCACCACCCCCTACCCCCTCCCACACCGCACCGCCTTCACCACCTTCGGCCTCACCCCCCGCACCACCCCCGCCATCCCCGGCCAGAGCCCCACACCCGTCCCCCTCGCACAGGACCACTGA
- a CDS encoding 5'-nucleotidase C-terminal domain-containing protein: protein MPLNRRTFLGRSAVAGAGVALAGGVGAGPAVASEAKGHGHGRPPKRYSFTVMGTTDLHGNVFNWDYFTDKEFDDKAHNDVGLAKISTLVNQIREDRGRGNTLLIDAGDTIQGTQLSYYYAKIDPITAKRGPVHPMAQAMNKIGYDAAALGNHEFNYGIPVLRKFEEQCDFPLLGANALDAKTLRPAFAPYVIKRVRTPHGRDVRVAVLGLTNPGIAIWDKANVGGKMVFPGLEEQAAKWVPKLRSMGADVVIVSAHSGSSGTSSYGDQVPYVENAAGLVAEQVPGIDAILVGHAHSEIPEYFVTNKETGKRVVLSEPLKWGQRLTLFDFDLVWEKGRWVVEKVGASVLNSNTVEEDPRITSLLGAEHREVVAYVNQVIGTSVAAMSTADAPWKDEPVIDLINLVQAETVRAALAGGEYAALPVLSQAACFSRTAAIPAGEVTIRDAAGLYPFENTLEARLLTGAELKDYLEFSAKYYVQTAAGVPVDTSKLTNAENIPDYNYDVVSGVTYDIDIAKPVGSRIVGLSFEGAPVDPAARFVFAVNNYRASGGGNFPHVPGAKQLWANSDEIRNTIIGWVQAKGSVDPAEFASVDWRLTRDGVPVF, encoded by the coding sequence ATGCCGTTGAACCGTAGGACGTTTCTGGGCCGTTCGGCCGTGGCCGGTGCGGGTGTGGCGCTGGCCGGCGGGGTCGGGGCGGGGCCGGCGGTGGCCTCGGAGGCGAAGGGCCACGGTCACGGGCGTCCGCCGAAGCGGTACTCGTTCACGGTGATGGGGACGACGGACCTGCACGGGAACGTCTTCAACTGGGACTACTTCACGGACAAGGAGTTCGACGACAAGGCGCACAACGACGTCGGTCTGGCGAAGATCTCGACGCTGGTGAACCAGATCCGTGAGGATCGCGGGCGCGGGAACACGTTGCTGATCGATGCGGGTGACACGATCCAGGGCACCCAGTTGTCGTACTACTACGCGAAGATCGATCCGATCACGGCGAAGCGCGGCCCGGTGCATCCGATGGCGCAGGCGATGAACAAGATCGGTTATGACGCCGCGGCGCTCGGGAATCATGAGTTCAACTACGGGATTCCGGTGTTGCGGAAGTTCGAGGAGCAGTGTGATTTCCCGCTGCTGGGTGCGAATGCGCTGGATGCGAAGACGTTGCGGCCTGCTTTCGCGCCGTATGTGATCAAGCGGGTGCGTACGCCGCACGGTCGTGATGTGCGGGTTGCGGTGCTGGGTCTGACGAATCCGGGTATCGCGATCTGGGACAAGGCGAATGTGGGCGGGAAGATGGTGTTCCCGGGTCTTGAGGAGCAGGCGGCGAAGTGGGTGCCGAAGCTTCGTTCGATGGGTGCGGACGTGGTGATCGTTTCGGCGCATTCGGGGTCGTCGGGCACGTCGTCGTACGGGGATCAGGTGCCGTACGTCGAGAACGCGGCGGGTCTGGTCGCGGAGCAGGTGCCGGGGATCGACGCGATTCTGGTGGGTCACGCGCACTCGGAGATTCCCGAGTACTTCGTGACGAACAAGGAGACGGGGAAGCGGGTCGTTCTCTCGGAGCCGTTGAAGTGGGGTCAGCGGCTGACGCTGTTCGACTTCGATCTGGTGTGGGAGAAGGGTCGTTGGGTGGTCGAGAAGGTCGGTGCCTCGGTGCTGAACTCGAACACGGTGGAGGAGGATCCGCGGATCACGTCGTTGCTGGGTGCTGAGCACCGGGAGGTGGTGGCGTATGTGAACCAGGTGATCGGTACGTCGGTGGCGGCGATGTCGACGGCGGACGCGCCGTGGAAGGACGAGCCGGTCATCGATCTGATCAATCTGGTGCAGGCGGAGACGGTGAGGGCGGCGCTGGCGGGTGGGGAGTACGCGGCTTTGCCGGTGTTGTCGCAGGCGGCGTGTTTCTCGCGTACGGCGGCGATTCCCGCGGGTGAGGTGACCATCAGGGATGCTGCGGGGTTGTATCCGTTCGAGAACACGCTGGAGGCGCGGCTTCTGACGGGGGCCGAGCTGAAGGACTACCTGGAGTTCTCGGCGAAGTACTACGTGCAGACGGCTGCGGGGGTGCCGGTGGACACGTCGAAGCTGACGAACGCGGAGAACATTCCGGATTACAACTACGACGTGGTGTCGGGTGTGACGTACGACATCGATATCGCGAAGCCGGTCGGTTCGCGGATCGTGGGGTTGTCGTTCGAGGGTGCGCCGGTGGATCCGGCGGCGCGGTTCGTGTTCGCGGTGAACAACTACCGGGCGAGTGGTGGCGGTAACTTCCCGCATGTGCCGGGTGCGAAGCAGTTGTGGGCGAATTCGGACGAGATCCGGAACACGATCATCGGGTGGGTCCAGGCGAAGGGTTCGGTGGATCCGGCGGAGTTCGCTTCGGTGGACTGGCGTTTGACGCGGGACGGTGTGCCGGTGTTCTAG
- the pyk gene encoding pyruvate kinase, with protein MRRAKIVCTLGPATDTYEQIKALVEAGMDIARLNLSHGTYAEHEERYHHVRKASEETGRSVGILADLQGPKIRLGRFAEGPVLLERGDDFTITVEPMEGDRHTCGTTHDGLATDVTTGERILIDDGRVTLEVTEVDGPRVHTTVIEGGMVSDHKGLNLPGVAVSVPALSEKDIEDLRWALRTGADIIALSFVRTGRDIDDVHRVMDEEDRRLPVIAKIEKPQAVDNIDEIVAAFDGIMVARGDLGVEMPLEQVPIVQKRAIKLARRNAKPVIVATQMLESMIDNSRPTRAEASDVANAVIDGTDAVMLSGETSVGKYPVETVRTMARIVEAAEEDILAKGLPPLTDRNKPRTQGGAVARAAAEMGDFLGAKFLVAFTQSGDTVKRLSRYRSPIPLLAFTPDQATRAQLNLTWGVETFLGPHVESTDAMVAQVDEELLRIGRCQEGDIVVITAGSPPGVAGSTNLVRVHHIGEDDSPK; from the coding sequence ATGCGCCGAGCAAAAATCGTTTGTACCCTGGGACCCGCAACCGACACATACGAGCAGATCAAGGCACTCGTCGAAGCGGGAATGGACATCGCCCGCCTCAACCTCAGCCACGGCACCTACGCCGAACACGAAGAGCGCTACCACCACGTACGCAAAGCCTCCGAAGAAACCGGCCGAAGCGTCGGAATCCTCGCCGACCTTCAAGGCCCGAAGATCCGCCTCGGCCGCTTCGCCGAAGGCCCCGTACTCCTTGAACGCGGCGACGACTTCACCATCACCGTCGAACCCATGGAAGGCGACCGCCACACCTGCGGCACCACCCACGACGGACTCGCCACCGACGTCACCACCGGCGAACGCATCCTCATCGACGACGGCCGCGTCACCCTCGAAGTCACCGAGGTCGACGGACCCCGCGTCCACACCACCGTCATCGAAGGCGGCATGGTCTCCGACCACAAGGGACTCAACCTCCCCGGAGTCGCCGTCTCCGTCCCCGCACTCTCCGAGAAGGACATCGAAGACCTCCGCTGGGCCCTGCGCACCGGCGCCGACATCATCGCCCTCTCCTTCGTACGCACCGGACGCGACATCGACGACGTCCACCGCGTCATGGACGAGGAGGACCGCCGCCTCCCCGTCATCGCCAAGATCGAGAAGCCCCAGGCCGTCGACAACATCGACGAGATCGTCGCCGCCTTCGACGGCATCATGGTCGCCCGCGGCGACCTCGGCGTCGAGATGCCCCTGGAACAGGTCCCGATCGTCCAGAAGCGCGCCATCAAACTCGCCAGGCGCAACGCCAAGCCGGTCATCGTCGCCACCCAGATGCTCGAGTCGATGATCGACAACTCCCGGCCCACCCGCGCCGAGGCCTCCGACGTCGCCAACGCCGTCATCGACGGTACCGACGCCGTGATGCTCTCCGGCGAGACCAGCGTCGGCAAGTACCCCGTCGAGACCGTCCGCACCATGGCCCGCATCGTCGAGGCGGCCGAGGAGGACATCCTCGCCAAGGGCCTCCCGCCCCTCACCGACCGCAACAAGCCCCGCACCCAGGGCGGCGCGGTCGCCCGCGCGGCAGCGGAGATGGGCGACTTCCTCGGCGCGAAGTTCCTGGTCGCCTTCACCCAGAGCGGCGACACGGTCAAGCGCCTCTCCCGCTACCGCTCCCCGATCCCGCTCCTGGCCTTCACCCCGGACCAGGCCACCCGCGCGCAGCTGAACCTGACGTGGGGCGTCGAGACCTTCCTCGGGCCGCACGTGGAGTCGACGGACGCGATGGTGGCGCAGGTGGACGAGGAACTGCTGCGGATCGGCCGCTGTCAGGAGGGCGACATCGTGGTCATCACGGCAGGCTCCCCGCCCGGGGTCGCCGGCTCGACGAACCTGGTACGGGTGCACCACATCGGCGAGGACGACAGCCCGAAGTAG
- a CDS encoding helix-turn-helix domain-containing protein has translation MRFHSPETHQKAVTLLRSGTKSADVARLLDVPRGTVSYWLHMDRSKRGECPGPHAPTCHRCDGAELDTCAYAYLFGLYLGDGHISQHSQHRVPNLMITLDDSWPGIQDEAEKTMRKVFPDNATCRVRKPGCHNIKVYSTHLLCMFPQHGPGRKHERPIALESWQQEIIDANPWPFVRGLIHSDGCRITNWTTRMVGGIPKRYEYPRYWFTNVSDDIRQLYTDTLDKLGIEWTHCTRAGKRYNISVARRASVALMDAHVGPKY, from the coding sequence GTGAGATTCCACAGCCCTGAAACGCACCAAAAAGCAGTAACCCTGCTCCGTTCCGGCACGAAGAGCGCGGACGTCGCGCGACTACTGGATGTGCCTCGCGGCACCGTCTCCTACTGGCTGCACATGGATCGGTCCAAGCGCGGCGAGTGCCCAGGTCCCCATGCTCCCACCTGCCATCGGTGCGACGGCGCCGAGCTCGACACCTGCGCCTATGCATACCTCTTTGGGCTCTATCTGGGGGATGGCCATATCAGCCAGCACTCACAGCACCGAGTGCCGAACCTCATGATCACACTGGATGACTCCTGGCCCGGCATTCAGGATGAGGCCGAGAAAACGATGCGCAAGGTGTTTCCTGACAACGCAACCTGCCGGGTGCGCAAACCCGGATGCCACAACATCAAGGTATATTCGACCCATCTCCTCTGCATGTTTCCCCAGCACGGCCCTGGACGGAAGCACGAACGTCCGATCGCGCTGGAATCCTGGCAACAGGAAATCATCGACGCGAATCCCTGGCCTTTCGTCCGAGGCTTGATCCACTCGGACGGATGCCGCATCACCAACTGGACAACCCGCATGGTCGGCGGAATCCCTAAGCGCTACGAGTACCCCCGGTACTGGTTCACGAATGTCTCGGACGACATCCGGCAGCTCTACACGGACACCCTCGACAAACTCGGCATCGAGTGGACGCACTGCACCCGTGCGGGCAAGAGGTACAACATCTCCGTAGCCCGACGGGCGTCCGTGGCACTCATGGACGCTCACGTCGGGCCGAAGTACTGA
- a CDS encoding response regulator, producing MTTPESPQPVDAADDDKSHVPPLTTRVVIAEDEALIRLDLKEMLEEEGYSVVGEAGDGQQAVELAREHRPDLVILDVKMPVLDGISAAEKITEESIAPVLMLTAFSQRDLVERARDAGAMAYLVKPFSKSDVVPAIEMAVSRFAELKALENEIADLSQRLETRKLVDRAKSILQTDYGLSEPAAFRWIQKTSMDRRMSMQQLAEALIEDAEEKKKAAE from the coding sequence GTGACCACCCCCGAGTCGCCCCAGCCCGTAGACGCCGCCGACGACGACAAGTCGCACGTCCCGCCGCTGACGACCCGCGTCGTCATCGCCGAGGACGAGGCGCTCATCCGCCTCGACCTCAAGGAGATGCTGGAGGAGGAGGGCTACTCGGTCGTCGGTGAGGCCGGGGACGGGCAGCAGGCCGTCGAGCTGGCGCGGGAGCACCGGCCGGACCTGGTGATCCTCGACGTGAAGATGCCGGTCCTCGACGGGATCTCCGCCGCCGAGAAGATCACCGAGGAGTCCATCGCGCCTGTCCTGATGCTGACGGCGTTCTCTCAGCGCGACCTGGTCGAGCGGGCCCGGGACGCCGGGGCCATGGCGTACCTCGTGAAGCCGTTCAGCAAGAGCGACGTGGTCCCGGCCATCGAGATGGCCGTGTCCCGGTTCGCGGAGCTGAAGGCGCTGGAGAACGAGATCGCGGATCTGTCGCAGCGGCTGGAGACCCGGAAGCTGGTGGACCGGGCGAAGAGCATCCTGCAGACGGATTACGGGCTCTCCGAGCCGGCCGCGTTCCGCTGGATCCAGAAGACGTCGATGGACCGCCGGATGTCGATGCAGCAGCTGGCCGAGGCGTTGATCGAGGACGCCGAGGAGAAGAAGAAGGCTGCCGAGTAG
- a CDS encoding ABC transporter ATP-binding protein, with product MTALLEVEDLRVAYGKIEAVKGISFTVEAGQVVTLIGTNGAGKTTTLRTLSGLLKPSGGRILFDGKPLTGIPAHKIVALGLAHSPEGRHIFPRLSIAENLQLGAFLRTDKAGIEKDIQRAYDLFPILGERRKQAAGTLSGGEQQMLAMGRALMSQPKLLMLDEPSMGLSPIMMQKIMETIVELKASGTTILLVEQNAQAALSLADQGHVMEVGKVVLSGTGADLLHDESVRKAYLGED from the coding sequence GTGACCGCACTGCTCGAGGTCGAGGACCTCAGGGTCGCCTACGGCAAGATCGAAGCCGTCAAGGGAATCTCCTTCACCGTCGAGGCCGGCCAGGTCGTCACCCTCATCGGCACCAACGGTGCGGGCAAGACCACCACCCTGCGCACCCTCTCCGGCCTCCTCAAGCCCTCCGGCGGGCGGATCCTCTTCGACGGGAAACCCCTCACCGGGATCCCCGCCCACAAGATCGTGGCACTGGGCCTCGCCCACTCCCCCGAAGGCCGCCACATCTTCCCCCGCCTCAGCATCGCGGAGAACCTCCAGCTCGGCGCCTTCCTCCGCACCGACAAGGCAGGCATCGAGAAGGACATCCAGCGCGCCTACGACCTCTTCCCCATCCTCGGGGAACGCCGGAAGCAGGCCGCAGGAACCCTCTCCGGAGGCGAACAGCAGATGCTCGCCATGGGACGCGCACTCATGTCCCAGCCCAAGCTGCTCATGCTCGACGAACCCTCCATGGGCCTCTCGCCGATCATGATGCAGAAGATCATGGAGACCATCGTCGAGCTCAAGGCGTCGGGCACCACGATCCTGCTCGTCGAGCAGAACGCCCAGGCGGCCCTCTCCCTCGCGGACCAGGGCCACGTCATGGAGGTCGGCAAGGTCGTCCTCTCCGGCACGGGCGCCGACCTCCTCCACGACGAGTCGGTCCGCAAGGCCTACCTCGGCGAGGACTGA